A segment of the Kazachstania africana CBS 2517 chromosome 2, complete genome genome:
GATGGACAATCTGTTACCGTAAAAGGTCACACTGTGCCTTTTGGCTACATTAGAGAGATGAGAAAAGCCTGGACAATGAATTCGACAGACTTGTAACATCTTTAGCGGAACTTCTGGTTTTCTCAGATGTCACTACTGCATGCAATGCCACCCTCGGAAACCCAACCTTGAATACCTCCGACCATACTGCTAGTAATGCATGTTCTATCTTTGAAGTTGTTTCTGTTGCATTGATTCCTAACGCCACCGTCCAGTGGAGGAGATCTCAGGATGCTCACTGTGAGCATCTCAGAGGCGCAATCAGACTGAGAATTAATGAGATTACAAAGGTATTAATGACAATATTGTGGATTACGCCAGGTTTTGCTTTGAGATTACAGGCTGAGTATTCTAAGCTTTGCTGGTATTTCGAGGAATATTTTTATCGACCTAGTCTCCAAGCTGTTCTTCATCCAATCTACTTACAACAAAAATAGAAAGTATGACAATAGGGTCTTGGTTTTGGACAGGTTGGCGTCCCCGAAGCTGCTATGGTTTACGTATATTTTGAGACCTTTTACCATTGGTCTCCTTGGGGATGAGATAGCTAAGTTCAAAACAGATACGCTGTTCAGTCATAGAAGTGAAATCCTTGTCACAGAAGATGAGGAGGTATTGGTTGAAGCCTTTGTCacagaaaatgatgagaacgaggatgaagaaaatgctgATTGGTACAGAGcagttgaaaatttggGTCAAGAGATGGGTAGGGATCACCAAGATGGCCATCTGAGTTATAAGAACATTTCTTTTCCTAGGTATCAGAAACTTCAGGCTGGTTAATTTGGACTCTTTCAATGTCCAACTTCAGGCCCATCCCGATGACTTAATTATTCGACAAAAGTTTACCATCAGAACTTTCCATCAAGCTTTATCTGGTTTATGCAATCATATAATTGGACCTAGAATATCCGTAGTGGAAACCTATAACCGTCTTACTGCGTCACAAACAGGGCACAGTATCGCCACCCATAGGGAAATATACGGCGTGAATCAGCTACGTGAAGCAGCAACCATTGCAGATGGTAGTCTTGATTTTTATGCCAAAAGAGAGCTGTGCCAACTGTTTCAAAAACTGACGGGTTACATGTCAGAATACTACGGTGACACTCCACAAACACCTGTGGTTCgtgagaagaaaaattatactTTAAATACCCGTGGAAATCAGTATGCTTTGATCAAAGCGGGCCAGATTTAGTTTAGTAATCGTTTTGATTCCAAAAACACAGACCAACTATTATTTACCATTGGgattttaatgaatgacagaattcttcaatgtcTCCAGGCAGCCACTGCTTTTGGTAAATCTATCACATTTATATTGCCAATGattgttttgaaaaagactAGACCCAGAGAATATGTTCATTTTATTGCTGTCCCCTGCGAATCCCTGAAAAAGGCAACAATTGCCAAAGTCGAACATGGTGGTCTTGTAGTGAAGGACATTAAGTCAATCTTGTCGACAACTGTTCAGCAGGATATTTGCAATGTTGACGTCTTTGTCGGCTGTTTTGACTCGTTTGGGAAGACAGAGTTTCTTACTTTGATGGAAAAATGGGACCACTTCTTTCGTGGAGATGTCAAGAAGggatttcttattttcGATGAAGCCCATGATTTGTGGTTAGAGTTTCGTAGGGTTCTATCATTTGTTAAATTGGTGAATCCTTATGAATGCTTGAAGATTGTCCTTCTTTCTGCTAAGCTGCCAGAATGGTTATTGGATGTGATTTGCAAGCAGATCGGCGTTCCCAATGACATTTTAAGCACCCGTAACTATATCAATGTGGTGAAGGAGGTCCCAAACGAATGAATTAGAGTAGAAGCTGAGAGACTGCGTGCTCGTTATATGAACAACAGAGTCGGTGCAATAGTCAAGGcatatttaaataatacCAAGTCAGGGAAGGCggttttcttctttacaaacaaaaagaagatggGAGCTGTCTACGGAGCATTTTCCGATGATGACCGTGTTGTAATGGTGTCTTCTGACACTGAGAAGGAGAGGGAGATTGagatttttcaagactTTGAGGatccattttcttctactagaattatttttggCACCAAGCTTATTTCAAATGGTTTGGATTGCCCCGCGGTTGCTTTGGTAGTATTAGTTGAATAGTCGGTGACCGCCATtgattatttacaaatgGTAGGGAGGATCAGGACAACTGGGCTGATGGTTAATTTGGTTGCGCAGGACAAGCCTCCCATGGCAGACTCAAGTTAAGAATTTCTGACGTTGAAAACCATGGATATGAAGGTTTGTCCTAGTTTGATTGTTTCGAGTTTTTACAGGTTAGAATACAAAGGGCATGAAATGTGTTGTAATCAGAACCACGAAAGAGATACGGACAAAATCCTAAGTTTAAGAGAGGCCCTAAAATATGTTCACAGGGAGGATGAGATCGATTGCGCAGGTGGAGCATACAGGTTACCAGATAATTGTAGTAAGCTTGAAAACGCCCTTTTTGATTCGTCTACAGGtttgttgaagaattccaTAGACATGATTTTAGATTTGGCTGATGTTTCTGTAATAAGAAAGCTTTTCCTGGGGACCTCTGCCAAGGACCTTCTTATTTGGGGTGAGGAGTTAAGTGGCAGTATGTGTCACGAatgcttttttttcaaagaggACTGTGCTTGTGAGAGAGAGGTAGGAAAAGTTGCGGGTGCCCTAATTGCTGAGTTTCTGttattgatgaagttgGAGGTGAAAGCTCTTTATAGATTTCATTTTACACTTCTCATGGAGAGACAGGCAGTGGCGTTCCTTCACAAAGTGTTGGGAACCTTGGCACCCTTCAGCTATGAATTTAATATCATGGATAATAAATGCCGTTTGAACATTGTGTCGCACATATGGACTCTGCTGATTACGACCCTCTTGTAGAATTTAAGATGGGATTGAAGGGAGTGGTTACAAAGCACGTCGATATTATCGGACTGGTCTTTGATAATATAGTTGAGGACATTCCTACTGTATACCTTGGTTTAGGAAATTTTATCGGGGAGACATTCAGAATTGTGAAGAAGCATAAGGAATCTCAGAAAGAAGCAACCGCCGGTTGTTTTTGCTCGTTAAAAAGAATTACCTTTTGAAGGTGATGGGTTGCCTGTTCAATATTAAAAGGACACAGAGTACCGGGGCAATACGTCAATCCCATGTAGCTTCAGAACAGCAGGAGATTTTCATGTTGGTGTTGTGGCATGTGCTTGAGGCACAAGCTCGATCGGGATATAGTGAATAAGATATCTCCAGGCGGAGGCCATCAGTGACCTGCGTCAGTCGGTAGAATTTGTCGTCTGATCCTATTGATTTTCTGTTATTCGATGTGCTGTATTCATCTACGACTACCAATCTTTTTTCCGTCGGTTTCCTGTCAAGATACCTGGAACTTTCCCgtactttttttattttcgaTAAGATAGATTGTCTTCGTTGTTAGTAACTAAgtgaaatataaaatttttatttccaaAGAAAACATTCTACTGATTGAAGTGACTGTTTAATCTTATTATTCTTAGGTTAACCTTGGTACGCTACCGACAGCACGAACTTGATGGGGTTCATAATGAAAGCAATgaaaaccaaaaaaaacgggaaaagataaaaacaTGGAGCAATAAACAATTCAGATATATGACCTCTAAAGCATTATATATTAGTCGACAGCTTCACTTCAGCTAATGAGGCATTACCGCGACCAACTTTTCGGctgaatttctttcatatTTTAAGTCATCCATGATTTCAATCATGCCTTCTAGACCGTTCTTGTAGACCTTTATTGGTATATGATGAAGTGTTCCATCCAGAAAAAGTCTATTACTAACTTTAACGAATTCAATGAGTGATTTTCTATAACTCTGATCAGCTGGAATTATCAAGTCACTAACTTCGACAACTACACCAAATGCAGAGTGAAGGATAGTGTAGTCCACTGTGACATTGGATTTTCTGATTCCAGATCTGATATCATCTTGAGATAGCATTAGTAGATTGAGAAGAGTTGCTTTTTCGTCGTCTGAAGAGCATTCGTAAACTTGATTTACAGTCTCTTTACTAGAGACACAATCTATCAGATGTTTGAAATTAGTGTACTTGGCTTTGATCTTGGCAAGAACACCAGGATCGTGATGGTCAAAGATATCATCTGCactatattttttcaacaatggctcatttttctttgagaCAGTAACAACAATTTTGCTATAGCCGTTGAATGCATGTATTAACTGAATCAATACCTGACCAACAGCAGTGGTTCCCCCCCCCCAAATCAAGATTGGGAAAGAATTTTGTGGCTCCCTAGGTGTCGTATACTTTAGATTAAAATGGTGGAATAGTAACGCGCCTGCAGTGTACCATGAAGTACCAATACTAGCAGCCCCTCCATAAGTAGTAATTGGACCCTCTAGAAATATAGGAGAGTCACTTAATTTTACCTTTCTTGGAAGGTGCATTGACAGTTTCGTATCGACAGCAACGTATTCTTCGAAAGCACCATTTTCTGGGCTTCGAAGAGAGCCACCCTGCACGTAAGAAGATATAACATCTCCGCTATGAAAATCTGAACTGTTCATATTTGGACCCAATTTGGTAATTTCGCCAACAACACCATTGTCCAGTATTGCGTGATCTGCACTCCACTGAAACTCAGCGTTTTTCCAATCAACTGGATTGCCACTCACTGCTATTGTCTTTAAAAGAGCCTGTCCAACTTCTAACCTTGGCAAAGGAAGAGCTAATTGAATAACTACCTTTTTACCCACACCTTTAACTGCCTTCATCGAGAGTAGTATTATGTTCTATAAGTTTATTAGTATATTCCAACTTTTTGGTGAATACAGATTTTCAGTGCCCTTTATTGAACATATTTGTTCCGTTCGAAGATAGAGGTCTAAAAAGATGTTTTAGGAAGCACACGCTCGTGTACTAAGACAAGCATGCAGAACATGTATTCTCCAGTTGCGTCAGGGGTAGGAATATTAAAATGCTTTGTAAGCACAGCAACCAAAGTTATTCTAAGAGGttctatataaatatatcttttctataaaaaaaatcaaaccGCAGTCCGACCTAGTTTAAGAGCTTCAGAGTGTGTTGGATAATCCAAGTACCCCTCCGATTTCATAGAGTAAAAAGTGCTTCTGTCATATTTGTTGAATGGTAGGCCTTTTTCAAGACGATCTACTAAATCTGGATTTGCTATGAAAAATCTACCATAAGCAATAAGCGTTCTAGCATCAGAAATCATCTTCTCAGCAACTTCTGGATGCAAAGCTAAATTTCCGGCTCTAATAATAGGGCCTTTCCAAATGGAATAGGCGAATTCGTTACTGCTGTCGTTATCGGCACCTTCGCCTTCGTTTAAAAATGGGTTCAAAACACGCGGTTCAACAAGATGTACATAAGCTAATCTTTTACCATTCATGGCTCTCTTTTCCAGCTCAGCTAATATATATGCATGGTTGGATAGATTAAACGGATCAGCAGCTCCACCCATTCCACCATATGTGCCAAATGGGGTAAATCTAATAGAAACTTTCTCAGGCCCAACTGCTTCAATTAAAGCATCAACAACTTGTAGAGCAAATCGAGCTCTGTTTTCAACAGAACCGCCATATTCATCGGTTCTCTTGTTTGAAACAGAatccaaaaattggtttAACAAATAGCCACCGGCATTATGAATTTCGACACCATCTGCGCCAGCGTCAATAGCATTTTTCGCAGCTTGAACATAATCTTGAATGTAttgtttgatttcttcttttgtgATACCGTGTGGCTTGATACCAGCTTTCTCAGCTTCTGCCCTTTTTGTTTCATCCATGTAGACCCCATCAGAGGCAGTATCATAACGAAGACCATCTCTAGCCATAACAGCCGGGTCAGCTTGCCAGCCCAAATTCCACAATTGAACAAAAACGAAAGCTTTATTGTCGTGGATCTTCGTGaaaatcttcttccattGTTCGATTTGTTCTGGAGCCCAGATACCGGGAGCATTGTCATAGCCTCCAGCTTGAGGAGAAATAAATGTGGCTTCGGTGATAATCAAGGTACCGGGTCTACGTGAACGTTGATCATAATACTCCAGTGACCAGTCCTTATTGGGAACATTACCTGGGTGGTGAGCCCTCATTCTGGTCAGTGGTGCCATAACTACTCTATGGCTGACTTCGATGCTGCCAATTTTGATTGGCTTGAATAAATTAGTGTCTCGCAAAGCGACAGGTTTGAAATCTTTGACGAAAGGcatttgtttttcttctttttgttgTAGTTTTGAATGACCAATCTTTTTGGACTCTTAAAGCTGAATAATCATCAAGACCTTCTATAATATACTGAGTACATGAACAGACTTACGTAATTCCTGGGGTTCTCTTGCTTACATAAGGCGGTCTCActccttttttttgtctttttttctctgaCAGTGGCGGGCGGAGTCGTTCGGGTTAGAAAGTTCCTGTTGTAGTGAATGCCCTCGAGACcctttttgattttctgtCCCTCTTCTCTCTGCTTTccgataatgaaaataacacAGTGTGATTTGTTTGTGGCCTTCGAGAAAATACTGAAAGGCAAGAAACGACAAGTGACGTTTCGTAGAAATTAGCTGGCATCAGAAGAGAAAGGAACGATATGGGAAGTCACATAAAATCCCACTCGTAATCTGAAAGAACATTTTCCCAAGCTGTTCATCATAATCGTAGAAGCTTAACTTTCAGGTTATACAAGCGCGCCTGCTACACCTGAAAGCGTGTGTTGGCCAAATCTTTAGACACCTTGACTATGCCACTCTCCGAAAAATGGCCAGCtatttgtttattttgTCAAGTAGTGGACATTTACTACCCAGCAGATCGTACTGCTTTCttatattgataatatcaTGTCAGAGAAAACGATGTTACCTGCCTTCTCTTCCAATATGTCATACCGAATATTTTTCCACTGTGATTTTTgtaaaaggaaaaatagATTTGTCTTCTTTGCTCTTGATTCTGCGCTCCTGAGGATCTCGACGAACCATCTTCTAGCTTGAACCTATTCAGTTACCGTACCATCTTATTTCAgaaagatttgataatatatgCTCCTTTTATCAAATGTTCAGAACTGGAACCATGATTGCCAACAATTAGCTACCTCAAGCGAGTTAATGAGCTTCTCCAGTATTCGAATTGATATATAACGTTGTTGTTAAGGAGGCCCACAAAAAATCACCCAAGGTTTTCATACTTGATGTCGACAGACAATTTGTCATTGTCAAAGGCCACACTATGTCAATTTGGTTACATTAGGAAGATGAGAAAAGGTTTGCATAATGAATTCGAGAGATCTGTGACGTCTTTAGCTGAACATCTGGTGTTCTCAGATGTCACCACTGCATTCAATGCTACTCTCGGAAACTTCACTTTGAATTACCTCCCACCATACTGCTAATAGTGCACGTTCTATCTATGAAGTTGTTTCTGCTGAATGAGTTCCTAAAGTCACTACTCAGTGGAGAAGATCCTAGGATGTTGAATGTGAACATACCAAAAACTCGAGCAACTTGATTATTGATGTGATAAACAAAGGTTCTAATGGCAACATTGGTGTATTACATTTCGTTTTCCTTTTGTAGATTACAAAGTCAGTATTTATCTGTTAGTGGTTGCTCCAGGCGTTGAATGAAACCTGAAACGGTTAGAGACTCAATAACATTAAAGTAGCTAGTAAATGAACTATTACTACAAGCAGGCATATTTTAGCAACAGAACGTAAATATGAATCAATAGAACGATTTTTCTTAACTCTCTCATACAGAGAGAACTATCATCAAATGTACTTTTCCGTAATATTTGATGTCTACTTATATACTTTATTATATCGAAGAGAATTGACTTCTTTTGTATATTGAATAACTCTGAATTAGATGAAGTCCTAGGCTATTTGACTCGTATTAATAGTGGAGGATAGGTTCTAGCTTCCTGATTGGATATCTTTCAACATTTTATATTTAGTTCCGTAATCAGGAATGATGTCTACAATTATCAAAAGTGCGCGACTTCTTTATGTAAATTATGGGAAAATGAGCTCACCGTAGTTGCAACGGAATAACTTTTATCTAGTGATCTCTTGatgatataaaaataaaaagtgAGCCTGACAAAGAAGCTCATAGTTTAGTATCGGAAGATTTTTCCAAGGAAAGATTGCAAATTGAGTTCTTTCCTGAACGTTCCTGTTAATATATTCCAACAGCTATTGCAAAAATCATATCTCAAGACGGAAGAATGGACATAGGTTTCtgtaatattcaaaattgtgTCAATGCTATTAGAGATGCAGCTAAGAAGGCTATATGTGTAGACATACAAAAGCTTTACGAAAATAAGTATTGTACAATAAAACTCATCCATGATTGGGCTAGTTAATTGATAAGTCAAATGATAAAGCAATTCTCAGACTTAAGTTATTCTACAAGATAccattaaaaaaagttgcTACCTCAACAATGACCCAGGCTGACCGGGATGAGAGACTGATCAAGATTGTTTTCCCAAATCGTTTTGAAAAAAGGTTCTTTTGGgcatatattttttctcaaatgCATAAAACTGTTCGGCCCTCGTTCATACTTATATAATCCATTATAACATTACTAATATTGAGTGTCCTCAAGTAGAGGGCCTTTTGTGAAAAGAAGAGTGCTTCAAACTTTGCAATAATCTCAGTAGTGACCATTAGCATCCAGAATCGAAATAATAGTTTCGTATAACCACAAAGCTCATTGaacaagattttgatgCTTCCAAGAAAATACTGCCTTTCTGAAGCTACCGATATCTTGGTTCtatgttattattaaagaattaaataCAGAAAAGATCGTAGTCAAGTTAAAGCTCTTTGATCTGTTAAagtaaaaaatatacacGTAACACGACttacaaaaattgagatTGAATTGTGGTTATCGGTATCTCACAATTATGGAACTGATGGATAATTTGGCTGTAAGGTTGTCCGATTTTCCATCTTTCTAGCCCTGTGGTTCTGAACAAGTTCCTTCCTGCTTTTTCAACCCGCCTCTGAAAATGTAAAGCTTTGTGACATTAAGAAGCGCATCTAAAGCGGAAATTATTAATCCACCAGTACCTAAGTATTACCAAAATTGTTTTACCTTCACCACCGAGTAAGTAACATTTATCTATAAGTAGTGTACACCTACCAGATTAGATAAATGTGAAAAGCAAAATCTAACTCCTGTTAAATTCTTCCTCAAATTCATTCCTTTTacaaagattgaaaagCAAAGACAAAATACTTCAAGAATATGACATCGACGTTTAGATCTACATTCAATAGTGAGTTAGACATCACTCGTATCTGTGCTGCAATAATCTATTATTGAACATGCTGGGACATGTTTTTCAGCCGATTCTATCTTTGGCCCCAGCTAGAATCCATCCTGTAGAGAAGGCTTTTCTCTACTTGAGCTACTAAGTTCTGCTCCGCCAATGGAGGAGTTACTAGCCACTGATACCACTTTTTGAGTCATGACACTCATCCTGATAATCTCGGTACTTTGGGAAGAACTCTCCACAATGAAGGTTTGGTTTTTGACCACCCTGGGTGGCGCTAACAATCTATTAAAGAATACGAGCGCCATTGCTATGAAAGAATGGGAGGCAACCAGCAGAACAATCGGCAGCGAAGAGTTCAGTGTCACAGGTACGCCAGCATATACGTAGCACAACATATGTGGTTACAGAATTTATCGTTCGAACGTCTCCTTTTGGCATTCAGAGCAACGTCTTACCAAATGTGGTTTACGTTTATCGGTGATACAGTCTACTTAGATGGGCTAAACAAGACAAAAAACGATATCACTTTTTTGTCAGATATTCTCAGTTTAATGAAGTGCACGGACGGCCAGACGAGTTACACGATAAGTCTATGAAAAGCACTACGAGTGGCGAAGACACAATAACCCTACTAAAATATTGGTGCTGAAGCAAATGTTCCGATTCGTTATTCATAAGTGAAAAAAGTGAAAACATTTCACAAAATTCGGGAAAAGCTTACGTAAGGATTTTTAAGAAGCTAGCTGACAGAGAAAGTGATTTGGTTAGGAAACAGTGCTGATGATAATGTCTTGTTGAACATACTTTTGCCGTATTAGCTAACTCtcttttttgtatttaATACACATACCgtatcattcaattctttttcaatgttgaCCATACTTGATTGCTAATAAGTACAAAGCACAATGCGTTTTGTTAAGAGTACATAGTTCTATATCTTATACGTGATTTACCCTGTAAGTATGGTGAAAATAAGATAATTATATTCCTTAACTACTAAAATTGCTGCAAAAGGCTCAAGTATAGTCACCGCGAGAAAGGTTGACCTATTTCTCAGTACAAAAACCGTCTTCTActatttagaaaaattcCCCAATTAATCGATAACCTCTTTAATAATCGTCCGAAATTCAGCTTCACGGGACAATTTGAAGTTCTCGTTGTAAATAGAAAATACTAAATCTTTGAAGGAAAATGTTTCAAGACccattttttcatcttggATCCTTTGTCGTGCAACTGACGCAGCTTTGGCCATACGAGTGAACGTTGCTTTCCACGTCGCTGCAAATAAGAGAATAGATATCAAATACTGAGATTGCCGCAGAGTCTTACTCGAATCTTGTGACTCAGGCTccattaatttattcaatattgatTCAAACTTACGTGTGACAAAGAGAGAAGAGAATGCTTCTCCTTTGTCTGAGGTTAGATTTTCGAAAAAAGACAGCCTCTCAGCagattcattgaattgcGTTCCTTGAACAGTTGTGATGAGTAAAAGAGCTACATCGTATGCCTGATGTATTGTGCGTAACGTTAATGGGGATACTAAATATAAGCTATGATTAAGATAAAGTGTTTGCAGATCTTCATCCCTAGATGAGCGAAGTGCCAAAGGCGCATTACATGGCGCTATAATAGTGGCAGTACACAGcgatattgatattaatgAGGTTTTAAGAAACTCATTAATAGTGGATATGGAGGTGCCGGTGAGATACTTTATTTTAAGGTGATATAGGGATGTCAGTATTCCTAGCACGTGTGAGAGAAAAAACACGTCATACTTATCCACAACTAGTGCATATTCCAGATTTGTATAAAATTTGAGTGGTAAAAAATGCTCCTCTACAAACCGAAGATATTCATTTATTAGTTCGTTCAGGTAAATCAAACGCATGTTGGAAAGCTGATCGATATAGTTCACAGAAAGCCTTAAAAATAGTTTTAATATcctgcttcttctttcattcttCTTGTCAGTTGCATCAATATTAACATTTTGGTCAAATACTCTACCTAAATGAAGGTATGTGGAAGATATACATAATGGCTTACCATAGTGAATGGATGTAGTAACATCCACCAATAGAGCCCAATAAAATAGATGTTTTAGGCAATTTATATCACCAACAGAAGCTTGCATGCCAAAATACCACTTATCTACATCATATAACCCGATTGTCGTACAGCAATTGATTAAGGTAGAAACTGTATACAAAATATCATCTGAATTATcccaaaaatttctcttttcgTAGAAGgatttataaaaataacgCAGTAGCAAGAACTGTGCTTTTTCAACTCCAAAAGAACCATTTGAGTTTGACACCATTTCCAAAAAACTTGCAATCATTGATGGTACCATCTTAGGACGTGCAAAACAATAGACCTGAAGAATTATTGCGATcttgaatatattattattttctggcactaaaatttgataaagtgTTAACTGGGTAGCATTTGTACTATTTGTAGCGCCATATAAAAAgtatttatcaaattcctcaaaaattttctcttcatctAGAAAGGACGTCATTTCATGAAGTggattattgaaaaagtctTTTATTCCTGTCTTCATATCATTATAATTCGGCAAAGAGCTGCATAAAGAATTGAGAACACTTTCAGAAACAGCTAATGGAATAAAGTCCACAAAATGTTTGGCATCATTAGCGGTACgttcaatatcttcatatACTTTAATCACACTTTCCCATATGCCTCGAAACTCTCTTACAAAGTAGTCATCAGGACCCTGTATTTCATTCATATATGACGTTAAACCATATCGGATCATCCGTTTATCATCTGAATTGATAATTAGGTAGTTTGATACATC
Coding sequences within it:
- the KAFR0B07050 gene encoding uncharacterized protein — its product is MDMKVCPSLIVSSFYRLEYKGHEMCCNQNHERDTDKILSLREALKYVHREDEIDCAGGAYRLPDNCSKLENALFDSSTGLLKNSIDMILDLADVSVIRKLFLGTSAKDLLIWGEELSGSMCHECFFFKEDCACEREVGKVAGALIAEFLLLMKLEVKALYRFHFTLLMERQAVAFLHKVLGTLAPFSYEFNIMDNKCRLNIVSHIWTLLITTLL
- the KAFR0B07060 gene encoding zinc-binding alcohol dehydrogenase family protein; this encodes MKAVKGVGKKVVIQLALPLPRLEVGQALLKTIAVSGNPVDWKNAEFQWSADHAILDNGVVGEITKLGPNMNSSDFHSGDVISSYVQGGSLRSPENGAFEEYVAVDTKLSMHLPRKVKLSDSPIFLEGPITTYGGAASIGTSWYTAGALLFHHFNLKYTTPREPQNSFPILIWGGGTTAVGQVLIQLIHAFNGYSKIVVTVSKKNEPLLKKYSADDIFDHHDPGVLAKIKAKYTNFKHLIDCVSSKETVNQVYECSSDDEKATLLNLLMLSQDDIRSGIRKSNVTVDYTILHSAFGVVVEVSDLIIPADQSYRKSLIEFVKVSNRLFLDGTLHHIPIKVYKNGLEGMIEIMDDLKYERNSAEKLVAVMPH
- the KAFR0B07070 gene encoding alkene reductase; this translates as MPFVKDFKPVALRDTNLFKPIKIGSIEVSHRVVMAPLTRMRAHHPGNVPNKDWSLEYYDQRSRRPGTLIITEATFISPQAGGYDNAPGIWAPEQIEQWKKIFTKIHDNKAFVFVQLWNLGWQADPAVMARDGLRYDTASDGVYMDETKRAEAEKAGIKPHGITKEEIKQYIQDYVQAAKNAIDAGADGVEIHNAGGYLLNQFLDSVSNKRTDEYGGSVENRARFALQVVDALIEAVGPEKVSIRFTPFGTYGGMGGAADPFNLSNHAYILAELEKRAMNGKRLAYVHLVEPRVLNPFLNEGEGADNDSSNEFAYSIWKGPIIRAGNLALHPEVAEKMISDARTLIAYGRFFIANPDLVDRLEKGLPFNKYDRSTFYSMKSEGYLDYPTHSEALKLGRTAV
- the KAFR0B07080 gene encoding Zn(II)2Cys6 transcription factor domain-containing protein, giving the protein MKSCVFCRKRKLKCDKTKPVCGQCTKRKLPKCVYVESYNFDLREDDLFSGLPNLKLLGRIQELESLFSTVCHSSPTMEDSDIISAKHDVSNYLIINSDDKRMIRYGLTSYMNEIQGPDDYFVREFRGIWESVIKVYEDIERTANDAKHFVDFIPLAVSESVLNSLCSSLPNYNDMKTGIKDFFNNPLHEMTSFLDEEKIFEEFDKYFLYGATNSTNATQLTLYQILVPENNNIFKIAIILQVYCFARPKMVPSMIASFLEMVSNSNGSFGVEKAQFLLLRYFYKSFYEKRNFWDNSDDILYTVSTLINCCTTIGLYDVDKWYFGMQASVGDINCLKHLFYWALLVDVTTSIHYGKPLCISSTYLHLGRVFDQNVNIDATDKKNERRSRILKLFLRLSVNYIDQLSNMRLIYLNELINEYLRFVEEHFLPLKFYTNLEYALVVDKYDVFFLSHVLGILTSLYHLKIKYLTGTSISTINEFLKTSLISISLCTATIIAPCNAPLALRSSRDEDLQTLYLNHSLYLVSPLTLRTIHQAYDVALLLITTVQGTQFNESAERLSFFENLTSDKGEAFSSLFVTRKFESILNKLMEPESQDSSKTLRQSQYLISILLFAATWKATFTRMAKAASVARQRIQDEKMGLETFSFKDLVFSIYNENFKLSREAEFRTIIKEVID